In the Patescibacteria group bacterium genome, GGTTAACGAGGAGGAAGGTGGGGATGACGTCAAATCAGCATGGCTCTTACGCCTTGGGCGACACACGTGCTACAATGGCCAGTACAATGGGTTGCCAAACCGTAAGGTGGAGCCAATCCCATCAAAACTGGTCTCAGTTCGGATTGAAGGCTGCAACTCGCCTTCATGAAGCTGGAATCGCTAGTAAACGCGCATCAGCCACGGCGCGTTGAATACGTTCTCGGGTCTTGTACTCACCGCCCGTCACACCAAGAGAGTCGGGAGTACCCGAACCCCGCACATAAGTCACAAACAAATTTGCGGCTTGTGTGCGGGGGAAGGTAAGTCCGGCAATAAGGGTGAAGTCGTAACAAGGCATCCGTAGCGGAAGCTGTGGATGGATCACCTCCTTTCTAAGGAGAATATGGTTAACGTGCTGGAATTCCGCACGTTAGCTCATCAGTCGGGCTCCGGTTCTGCCGGAGTTATAGATATTCTGCAAGTATTGAAGACATTATGAATCACAATACACGATACACCTAACACGATTCATATAACAAAGGCCCCACAAGAGGGGTTTTTGTGTTTAACTTGATTTATTTGTAAATATTTGGTAACCTAAAAAAGACTAAACATGTTTCGTGTTACGTGAATTAGGAGTCGTGAAAATAAGGGCAATTAGCTCAGCTGGCTAGAGCGCGTCACTGATAATGACGAGGTCGGAGGTTCAAGTCCTCCATTGCCCACCAGGTAATTTAGAACCATTATATTCAGGAACCAAAAAGAGTGTGTTTTTAAGCACACTCTTTTTCTGCATGTTGATATGAGCTACATCGGAATTCTACCCTGAAATCTTTCCACTATTTTTTTCTTCACTTGTTCCAGCGCATCATTAAACGCTTCATGGATAGAGTTCGTAAGTTCGTCTTTATCTTGGAAATCATTTGGTTTGACCGCGTCAATGGATACAATTTCCTGATTACCGTTTAATACAATGGTAATTTTTTGATTTGCAGAAGTTCCAGTAACTTGAGTTTGGTCAAGCTCTTTTTTGATTTCTTTAGCTTGTTTTAACATTTGGAGGGGGTTGAACATATAGTTTTCATTAAAACATTAAATCATGAAAGCAAGAAAGCATGAAAACATTAAAGCAATTTGCTTTTATGCCCTAGTGCCCTCGTGCTTTAATGTTCTTGTGTTTTTGACTCGCGAATATCGTATCAACCCAGAACACGGGACAATCTCAACGCCTTTCTTTTCCAGCTCGTCCAAAAATAAATTCACGTCAATTGAATCACTCGCCATGTGGCCAGCGATAACAACGTTAATGTGATATTTTTCCGCTTGCCTTTTCCATTCCTCTTGCATGTGCATACCCACAATCGTGCCAATCCCGGCTTGGCTCATTTTTTCGTACATATCCTTAGAGCCGGAAGTGCCGCCGGTAATTTCCGTGAGGGCAATTTTTCCGCAATAGTTTTCTTTATTGCCAGTAAAAATTGTTGGGCCAGCCTTCATTTTTGCAGCCTCTTTATATTCAGGAATCATTTTTAGAACCGTGATTAAATCTTCAAGCCGCTCAATTTTATCTTTGTTCTTTTTTATTTCTTTATCTAAAAAATCAGCAACAAGATTGTCGCAAGGCGTATGAACACACATCACTGGAAGGCCCAAAATTTTAGCGGCATCAAGAGACTTATTGTGATTAGCGCCAGACACGTTGCGGCCAACTTCAGAAAGCCGCAATTTGGTTAGACCCTCGGCAATATTAATCGGCACGCCGTATTTGGCTAAAAGTTCCACTTGCAAATCCATAACCTCATGAAGCCCGGCTAAACCGATGCCAAGGGGATGGTGGGACATGATTAAATCAATTGGCCGGCCTTGTTTTCCAAGCTCATTAGCAAGCATCACTTCACCAGTTTCAATATCAACACCCACCAACATCCTTTTGACTTGTTTAGTTGGGTTATTGGTGAAAATCCGGGAATCAGCATAGGGATTGGTTAAACCCTCTTGGTCAAACTGTTCTTTCTCGTCATCGATTAGTTTTTCATATTTTTCTTTGGCGCGCTTGAGCTTTTTTTTGATAATTCCAGGGTCGCGTAAATCAGCCCTTTTGCCCATTTGAATGGCTAAATTGTAGATTTGTTGGATGGTCATTTTGGTCGTTTTTAATTATCACAGATGATTGGCTATAACCAGGGCTATTAAGTTTAAGGATGATGGCCACCAATAACTCTAATTTTCTCAAATATCTCTAATATTAGGAATTGCTATCACACAATTAAGCCCCTTGACAAACTTTTTTAGATATGATAAGATAAGGTGTTGAATAAAAAATATCCACAGGGGGTGGCGAGGAGGCCACTTTTTTGTATTTTAATAAGCTGCTTATCCGTGATCTGCGGCTATCCGTTATAATTCGTGAAACTCAACGTATAATAAAACTTCCCTTTATCAATCTGCATCCACGACAAGCATGGGGGTTGTTTCGGAGGATTGCCCGGCCCGCTTATATTTTCTAAAAACTGAGAAAACTAAAGCGCTACTTTAAGGAAATATGAGCGGGCTAGGTTTTCCCTTTGGACAATCTTCTTGGATGCAGATTGATGGAGAGAAGTTGATATGAAAATACGAGATTATGGAAATATGAGATTAACCTGATGAAGATTTAATTTCATATTCTCGTATTTTCATATTATCAATTCTTTCCATAAACCTGCGGTCAAGAAATG is a window encoding:
- a CDS encoding YbaB/EbfC family nucleoid-associated protein, with the protein product MFNPLQMLKQAKEIKKELDQTQVTGTSANQKITIVLNGNQEIVSIDAVKPNDFQDKDELTNSIHEAFNDALEQVKKKIVERFQGRIPM
- a CDS encoding NGG1p interacting factor NIF3 — protein: MTIQQIYNLAIQMGKRADLRDPGIIKKKLKRAKEKYEKLIDDEKEQFDQEGLTNPYADSRIFTNNPTKQVKRMLVGVDIETGEVMLANELGKQGRPIDLIMSHHPLGIGLAGLHEVMDLQVELLAKYGVPINIAEGLTKLRLSEVGRNVSGANHNKSLDAAKILGLPVMCVHTPCDNLVADFLDKEIKKNKDKIERLEDLITVLKMIPEYKEAAKMKAGPTIFTGNKENYCGKIALTEITGGTSGSKDMYEKMSQAGIGTIVGMHMQEEWKRQAEKYHINVVIAGHMASDSIDVNLFLDELEKKGVEIVPCSGLIRYSRVKNTRTLKHEGTRA